The Rhinoraja longicauda isolate Sanriku21f chromosome 19, sRhiLon1.1, whole genome shotgun sequence genome includes a window with the following:
- the LOC144603030 gene encoding zinc-binding protein A33-like encodes MASKHQIQSLTEDATCPICLDFFTDPVILECGHNFCRSCITQSWDKEGRNSCPECREEFADRTLKGNRALANIAETARALSLNTGGKESKLHCEEHQEELKLFCETDKKLVCLICRDAREHREHRFMPIKEAVERYKEQIKISLEILTKNKSAVGEMEQRQKEKISGVREQSQNLLTYITSVFAELRQILNEKERLFLRDLREDEESVLNPMENNLRAIQEEINSIQEKLTKLQERVNQTDSLIFLKEETRQTRRISDDHQLLSVADRSLAVGKFDHPFLLNTVLRETIDSVKTVSVTLDVETAHPRLEVSEDRKRVRRSETRRSRPNTGKRFTVSACVLGSEGFTSGRHYWEVEVAGSDGWGLGVAAESVERKGKVTLSPETGVWRIRRWDDEFDAVTSPPSRLPARPIPGRVGVYLSYESGTVSFYDADTKSHLHTFTGNKFTEKLYPFFGPYWRKDQWLRICSGSAPGV; translated from the exons ATGGCCTCGAAACACCAGATCCAGAGTTTAACTGAAGACGcgacttgtcccatttgcctggatttcttcaccgatccggttatactggagtgcgggcacaacttctgccgctcctgtatcacacagagttgggacaaggaggggagaaactcctgcccggaatgtagagaggagtttgcagaccgcaccctcaaaggaaatcgggccttggcgaataTCGCTGAGacagctcgagcactgagcctgaacacgggagggaaggaaagtaaacttcactgcgaggaacatcaggaagaactgaagctgttttgtgaaaccgacaagaaactggtctgcctgatctgccgagacgcgcgggaacacagagagcatcgcttcatgccgattaaagaagctgttgaaagatacaag gagcagattaaaatttccttggagattctcacaaaaaataaatcagcggtgGGGGAAATGGAGCAgcgacagaaagagaagatttctggagtccgg gaacagtcacagaacctgttgacctacatcacatcggtatttgctgaactgcgccagattctcaatgagaaagagcggctctttctcagggatctccgggaagacgaggagagcgttctaaatccaatggagaataatctacgagcgattcaagaggagataaactctatTCAAGAGAAACTCACAAAGCTGCAGGAGCGGGTGAACCAAACGGACagtttgatatttctgaag gaggaaactcgtCAGACGAGGAG GATAAGTGATGATCACCAGTTGTTGTCAGTAGCAGACCGTAGCTTGGCCGTTGGAAAGTTCGATCACCCGTTTTTGTTGAACACGGTGTTGAGAGAAACGATTGATTCCGTCAAAACAG tctccgtcaccctggatgtggaaacagcgcatccgcggctcgaggtgtctgaggatcggaagcgGGTGAGACGGAGCGAGACCCGGAGGAGTCGCCCtaacaccgggaagaggtttacagtcagtgcgtgtgtgctgggatcggagggattcacatcggggagacattactgggaggtggaggtggcggggagtgatggctggggtctgggagtcgccgcagagtctgtggagaggaagggaaaggTCACACtgtccccggagactggagtctggaggatcaggcggtgggatgacgagtttgatgcagtcacctcccctccatcccgtctccccgcccgtcccatccccgggagggtgggagtttatctcagttacgagtccgggacagtttcattttacgacgcggacaccaagtcccatctccacaccttcactgggaataaattcacggagaaactttatcctttcttcgggccttattGGCGTAaagaccagtggctgagaatctgctccggttccgctccgggtgtgtaa